The following proteins are encoded in a genomic region of Toxotes jaculatrix isolate fToxJac2 chromosome 3, fToxJac2.pri, whole genome shotgun sequence:
- the LOC121179651 gene encoding myosin heavy chain, fast skeletal muscle-like, with amino-acid sequence MSGDAEMECFGPAAIYLRKPERERIEAQNTPFDAKTAYFVTEPSEMYLKGKLTKREGGKATVETLNGKTITVKEDEVFPMNPPKFDKIEDMAMMTHLSEPAVLYNLKERYAAWMIYTYSGLFCVTVNPYKWLPVYDAVVVAGYRGKKRVEAPPHIFSISDNAYQFMLQDRENQSILITGESGAGKTVNTKRVIQYFATIAVAGGKKSEAVSGKMQGSLEDQIIAANPLLEAYGNAKTVRNDNSSRFGKFIRIHFGTTGKLASADIETYLLEKSRVTFQLSAERSYHIFYQIMTGHKPELIEGLLITTNPYDYPMISQGEITVKSINDVEEFIATDTAIDILGFTAEEKASMYKLTGAVMHHGNMKFKQKQREEQAEPDGTEVADKIAYLMGLNSADLLKALCYPRVKVGNEYVTKGQTVPQVNNAVMALCKSVYEKMFLWMVVRINEMLDTKQPRSFFIGVLDIAGFEIFDFNSLEQLCINFTNEKLQQFFNHHMFVLEQEEYKKEGIEWEFIDFGMDLAACIELIEKPMGIFSILEEECMFPKATDMTFKNKLYDQHLGKSKSFEKPKPAKGKAEAHFSLVHYAGTVDYNIVGWLDKNKDPLNDSVVQLYQKSSVKLLAFLYASHAASEAEGGGGGKKGGKKKGGSFQTVSALFRENLGKLMTNLRSTHPHFVRCLIPNESKTPGLMENHLVIHQLRCNGVLEGIRICRKGFPSRILYGDFKQRYKVLNASVIPEGQFIDNKKASEKLLGSIDVDHSQYKFGHTKVFFKAGLLGTLEEMRDEKLAELVTMTQAVCRGFLMRREFVKMMERREAIYSIQYNIRSFMNVKTWPWMKLYFKIKPLLKSAETEKEMAQMKEDFEKTKEDLTKALAKKKELEEKMVSLLQEKNDLLLQVQSEGENLADAEERCEGLIKAKIQLEAKVKETAERLEDEEEINAELTAKKRKLEDECSELKKDIDDLELTLAKVEKEKHATENKVKNLTEEMASQDETIAKLTKEKKALQEAHQQTLDDLQAEEDKVNTLTKAKTKLEQQVDDLEGSLEQEKKLRMDLERAKRKLEGDLKLAQESIMDLENDKQQSEEKIKKKDFEISQLLGKIEDEQSLGIQLQKKIKELQARIEELEEEIEAERAARAKVEKQRSDLSRELEEISERLEEAGGATAAQIEMNKKREAEFQKLRRDLEESTLQHEATAAALRKKQADSVAELGEQIDNLQRVKQKLEKEKSEYKMEIDDLSSNMESIAKSKANLEKMCRTLEDQLSELKSKNDENVRQLNDISAQKARLQTENGEIVRQLEEKEALVSQLTRGKQAFTQQIEELKRHIEEEVKAKNALAHAVQSARHDCDLLREQYEEEQEAKAELQRAMSKANSEVAQWRTKYETDAIQRTEELEEAKKKLAQRLQDAEESIEAVNAKCASLEKTKQRLQGEVEDLMIDVERANALAANLDKKQRNFDKVLAEWKQKYEESQAELEGAQKEARALSTELFKMKNSYEEALDHLETLKRENKNLQQEISDLSEQLGETGKTIHELEKGKKTVECEKSEIQTALEEAEATLEHEESKILRVQLELTQVKSEIDRKLAEKDEEIEQIKRNSQRVIESMQSTLDAEVRSRNDALRIKKKMEGDLNEMEIQLSHANRQAAEAQKQLRNVQGQLKDAQLHLDEAIRSQEDMKEQVAMVERRNNLMLAEIEELRVALEQTERGRKVAEQELVDASERVGLLHSQNTSLINTKKKLEADLVQIQGEVEDAVQEARNAEEKAKKAITDAAMMAEELKKEQDTSAHLERMKKNLEVTVKDLQHRLDEAESLAMKGGKKQLQKLEARVRELEAEVEAEQRRGAEAVKGVRKYERRVKELTYQTEEDKKNVSRLQDLVDKLQLKVKAYKRQSEEAEEQANTHLSRFRKVQHELEEAQERADIAESQVNKLRAKSREIGKGKEAEE; translated from the exons ATGAGTGGGGACGCAGAAATGGAGTGTTTTGGCCCGGCAGCCATTTACCTCCGcaagccagagagggagagaattgAAGCTCAAAACACTCCCTTTGATGCTAAAACAGCGTACTTTGTGACTGAGCCCTCTGAAATGTACCTCAAGGGGAAACTTACAAAGAGAGAGGGTGGCAAAGCCACCGTGGAGACTCTCAATGGAAAG ACTATAACTGTAAAAGAAGATGAAGTCTTCCCCATGAACCCTCCAAAGTTTGATAAGATTGAGGACATGGCCATGATGACCCACCTCAGTGAGCCTGCTGTGCTGTATAACCTCAAAGAGCGTTATGCAGCATGGATGATTTAT aCCTACTCAGGGCTGTTCTGCGTCACTGTGAACCCCTACAAATGGCTCCCAGTGTATGATGCAGTGGTTGTAGCAggatacagaggaaaaaagagagttGAGGCTCCTCCCCAcatcttctccatctctgaTAATGCCTATCAGTTCATGCTGCAAG ACCGCGAGAATCAGTCTATCCTTATCAC TGGAGAATCTGGTGCAGGAAAGACCGTCAACACCAAACGTGTCATCCAGTACTTTGCGACAATCGCAGTggctggaggaaagaaaagtgaagCAGTTTCTGGAAAAATGCAG GGGTCGCTGGAGGACCAAATCATTGCAGCCAACCCACTGCTGGAGGCTTATGGTAATGCCAAAACTGTGAGGAATGACAACTCATCCCGATTT GGTAAATTCATCAGAATCCATTTCGGAACAACTGGGAAGTTGGCCTCAGCAGATATTGAAACAT ATCTGCTGGAGAAGTCTCGAGTGACGTTCCAGCTGTCAGCTGAGAGGAGCTACCACATCTTCTATCAGATCATGACAGGCCACAAACCCGAGCTCATAG aGGGTCTGCTGATCACCACAAATCCATATGACTATCCTATGATCAGTCAGGGTGAAATCACTGTCAAGAGTATCAATGACGTTGAAGAATTCATCGCTACTGAT ACTGCTATTGACATCCTGGGCTTCACTGCTGAAGAGAAGGCAAGCATGTACAAGCTGACTGGAGCTGTGATGCATCATGGAAACATGAAATTCAAGCAAAAGCAGCGTGAAGAGCAGGCTGAGCCTGATGGCACTGAGG TGGCAGATAAAATCGCCTACCTTATGGGTCTGAACTCCGCTGATTTGCTCAAAGCACTATGCTACCCCAGAGTGAAGGTTGGGAACGAGTATGTGACCAAAGGACAAACCGTCCCTCAG GTCAACAATGCTGTCATGGCTCTCTGCAAGTCTGTCTATGAGAAAATGTTCTTGTGGATGGTCGTCAGAATCAATGAGATGCTGGATACCAAGCAGCCCAGAAGCTTTTTCATCGGTGTCCTGGATATTGCTGGCTTTGAAATCTTTGAT TTTAACAGCTTGGAGCAGCTGTGCATCAACTTCACCAATGAAAAACTGCAACAGTTTTTCAATCACCACATGTTTGTCCTGGAGCAAGAAGAGTACAAGAAAGAGGGAATTGAGTGGGAGTTCATTGACTTTGGCATGGATTTGGCTGCCTGCATTGAGCTTATTGAGAAG CCAATGGGCATCTTCTCCATCCTTGAAGAGGAGTGCATGTTCCCCAAGGCAACAGACATGACCTTCAAGAACAAACTGTATGACCAGCATCTCGGTAAGAGCAAGTCCTTTGAGAAGCCAAAACCCGCCAAAGGCAAAGCTGAGGCCCATTTCTCTCTGGTGCACTATGCTGGTACTGTCGATTACAACATTGTTGGCTGGCTGGACAAGAACAAAGACCCCCTGAATGACTCAGTGGTTCAGCTCTACCAGAAGTCTTCAGTCAAACTGCTGGCCTTCTTGTATGCATCCCATGCTGCATCAGAAG CTGAGGGTGGCGGCGGTGGTAAGAAAGGCGGCAAGAAGAAGGGTGGCTCCTTCCAGACTGTGTCTGCTTTGTTCAGG GAGAATTTAGGCAAGCTGATGACTAATTTGAGGAGCACACATCCTCATTTTGTGCGCTGCCTGATTCCCAATGAATCAAAGACTCCAG GCCTTATGGAGAACCACCTGGTCATCCACCAGCTGAGGTGTAACGGTGTGCTGGAAGGCATCAGGATCTGCAGGAAAGGATTCCCCAGCAGAATCCTCTATGGTGACTTCAAGCAGAG ATATAAAGTATTGAATGCCAGTGTCATCCCAGAGGGACAGTTTATTGACAACAAGAAGGCCTCAGAGAAACTGCTAGGATCCATCGATGTGGACCACTCTCAGTACAAGTTTGGCCACACCAAG GTGTTCTTCAAAGCCGGTCTGCTGGGAACTctggaggagatgagagatgagaaaCTGGCTGAGCTGGTCACAATGACTCAGGCTGTCTGCAGAGGTTTCCTCATGAGACGCGAGTTTGTCAAGATGATGGAAAGGAG gGAGGCTATTTACTCTATTCAGTACAACATCCGCTCATTCATGAATGTCAAAACCTGGCCATGGATGAAGCTGTACTTCAAGATCAAGCCTCTGCTGAAGAGTGCTGAGACTGAGAAAGAGATGGCCCAGATGAAAGAGGACTTTGAAAAGACCAAAGAGGATCTAACAAAGGCTCTGGCCAAGAAGAAAGAACTGGAGGAGAAGATGGTTTCCCTCCTGCAGGAGAAGAATGATCTCCTTTTGCAAGTGCAGTCT GAAGGTGAAAACCTTGCTGATGCTGAGGAAAGGTGTGAGGGGCTCATTAAAGCAAAAATCCAGCTTGAGGCCAAAGTCAAAGAGACAGCTGAGAggctggaggatgaggaggaaatcAATGCTGAGCTGACTGCAaagaagaggaagctggaggacGAGTGCTCTGAGTTGAAGAAAGACATCGATGACTTGGAGCTCACCCTGGCCAAGgtggaaaaggagaaacatgCCACTGAGAACAAG GTCAAAAACCTTACAGAGGAAATGGCTTCTCAAGATGAGACCATTGCCAAGTTGACCAAAGAGAAGAAAGCCCTCCAAGAGGCCCATCAACAGACCCTTGATGATCTgcaggcagaggaagacaaagtcAACACTCTGACCAAAGCCAAGACCAAGCTGGAGCAGCAAGTGGACGAT CTTGAAGGTTCCCTGGAGCAAGAAAAGAAGCTTCGTATGGATCTTGAACgagcaaaaagaaaacttgaaGGAGATCTGAAACTGGCCCAGGAATCCATCATGGATCTGGAGAATGACAAGCAACAGtctgaggagaaaataaagaa GAAGGACTTTGAAATAAGCCAACTCCTGGGTAAGATCGAGGATGAGCAGTCTCTTGGAATCCAGCTACAGAAAAAGATAAAGGAACTTCAG GCTCGTATTGAGGAGCTGGAAGAGGAAATTGAGGCTGAGAGGGCTGCTCGGGCCAAGGTGGAGAAGCAGAGGTCCGATCTCTCCAGGGAACTTGAGGAGATCAGCGAAAGGCTCGAAGAAGCTGGCGGCGCAACTGCAGCTCAGATTGAAATGAACAAGAAGCGTGAAGCCGAGTTTCAGAAGCTGCGTCGTGATCTCGAAGAGTCCACCCTGCAGCATGAGGCCACCGCTGCAGCTCTGCGCAAGAAGCAGGCTGACAGTGTGGCAGAGCTGGGAGAACAGATTGATAACCTCCAGAGAGTCAAACagaagctggagaaagagaaaagtgaatACAAGATGGAGATCGATGACCTCAGCAGCAATATGGAGTCTATCGCCAAATCAAAG gCAAACCTTGAAAAGATGTGCAGGACATTAGAGGATCAGCTGAGTGAACTTAAATCTAAGAATGATGAGAATGTTCGTCAGCTAAACGACATCAGTGCACAAAAAGCAAGACTTCAAACAGAAAATG GTGAAATTGTGCgtcagctggaggagaaagaagctCTTGTGTCTCAGCTGACAAGAGGAAAGCAGGCTTTTACTCAGCAAATTGAGGAGCTGAAGAGGCACATAGAGGAGGAAGTTAAG GCCAAGAACGCCCTGGCTCATGCTGTCCAATCAGCCCGTCATGACTGTGACCTGCTCAGAGAGCAgtatgaggaggagcaggaggccaAGGCTGAGCTGCAGCGTGCAATGTCCAAAGCCAACAGCGAGGTGGCTCAGTGGAGAACCAAATACGAGACTGATGCTATTCAGCGCactgaggagctggaggaggctaA GAAAAAGCTTGCCCAGCGTCTTCAGGATGCAGAGGAATCCATCGAGGCTGTGAATGCAAAATGTGCCTCTctggaaaagacaaaacagaggcTGCAGGGTGAAGTGGAGGACCTGATGATCGATGTGGAAAGAGCCAATGCTCTGGCTGCTAACCTCGACAAGAAGCAAAGGAACTTTGACAAG GTTCTTGCAGAATGGAAACAGAAGTATGAAGAGAGCCAGGCTGAGCTGGAAGGAGCTCAGAAGGAGGCTCGTGCTTTAAGTACTGAGCtgttcaaaatgaaaaactcCTATGAAGAAGCTCTGGACCACTTGGAGACCCTGAAGAGGGAGAACAAGAATCTGCAAC AGGAGATCTCAGACCTGAGCGAACAACTTGGTGAGACCGGTAAGACGATTCATGAGCTTGAGAAGGGAAAGAAGACAGTGGAATGTGAGAAATCAGAGATCCAGACTGctctggaggaggcagag GCTACCCTGGAGCATGAGGAATCCAAGATTCTCCGCGTTCAGCTGGAGCTCACCCAAGTTAAGAGTGAAATTGACAGAAAACTTGCAGAGAAGGATGAGGAGATTGAGCAGATCAAGAGGAACAGCCAGAGAGTGATTGAGTCCATGCAGAGCACGTTGGATGCTGAGGTCAGGAGCAGGAACGATGCCCTGAGaatcaagaagaagatggagggagaccTCAATGAGATGGAGATTCAGCTGAGTCATGCAAACCGCCAGGCAGCTGAAGCCCAGAAACAGCTGAGAAATGTGCAAGGACAGCTTAAG gatgcccAGCTTCATCTTGATGAGGCCATTAGAAGTCAGGAAGACATGAAGGAGCAGGTTGCCATGGTGGAGCGCAGGAACAACCTGATGCTGGCTGAGATCGAGGAGCTGAGAGTTGCACTGGAGCAGACGGAGAGAGGCCGCAAAGTGGCTGAACAGGAGCTGGTTGATGCCAGTGAGCGTGTGGGACTCCTGCACTCTCAG AATACCAGCCTTATCAACACCAAGAAGAAGCTGGAGGCCGACCTTGTTCAGATCCAAGGTGAAGTAGAGGACGCTGTTCAGGAAGCAAGAAATGCTGAAGAAAAGGCTAAAAAGGCCATCACTGAT GCTGCCATGATGGCAGAAGAGCTGAAGAAAGAGCAGGACACCAGTGCTCATttggagaggatgaagaagaaccTGGAGGTGACAGTGAAGGACCTGCAGCACCGCCTGGATGAGGCTGAGAGTCTGGCCATGAAGGGTGGAAAGAAGCAGCTCCAGAAACTGGAGGCTAGG GTGCGTGAGCTTGAGGCTGAAGTTGAAGCTGAGCAGAGACGAGGAGCAGAGGCTGTCAAAGGTGTCCGGAAATATGAGAGAAGAGTGAAGGAGCTCACCTATCAg ACTGAAGAGGACAAGAAGAATGTCAGCAGACTTCAGGATCTGGTGgacaagctgcagctgaaagtgAAGGCCTACAAGAGACAGTCTGAGGAGGCT gaggagcaggccaaCACTCACCTGTCCAGGTTCAGGAAGGTTCAGCATGAGCTGGAGGAAGCTCAGGAGCGAGCTGACATCGCTGAGTCTCAGGTCAACAAGCTGAGAGCAAAGAGTCGGGAAATTGGAAAA GGAAAGGAGGCTGAAGAATAA